A genomic stretch from Larimichthys crocea isolate SSNF chromosome XXII, L_crocea_2.0, whole genome shotgun sequence includes:
- the amer1 gene encoding APC membrane recruitment protein 1 — protein MASRKVDKLPSDSRDLASVSEHLSRSSPDDITEELQPDTMNAAVKSQKSGRFRRTALTFFGVRKSICILPSFFGGRSKNPNKWSKKGITKSRTHDGLSKVSHDDNLRSGYMSAADFEYHSQRDSAGELHSSCHNECSHPAAADQKSLTLTRQKKGLRGLFHSFKYHRNHRNAGLDKTEMIAMTSPHCKKEDPVVQDNASEYVTECLGSEPDVPDFADVICDISIGPECIDADVIALEKSIEQESPKSELSDQMCDDQMEEMNLVSVVSSDLEESRRGHSEPCLKLQTMSEPILKSETPAGSSDQLNLIFGDVASLKSFDSLTGCGDIIADQEDDSITESTVSGERSRNGGKRASCYLTYQGGGEEMASPEDLDEEECLHDMWRNNASEEICYSCNQEHTDLTADLTSSHNMDLVNSNSAQQASGMDTSSIADVLTPQSEHQESVPNSDEGYYDSTTPGPEEGQEKADRLTTDRLPRDSYSGDALYELFAPDESLISPHYENKSKLPSSNQCEYLSEPVSVVDSSFVPGMNRLQIRAELYEDFLERPSVCSKSSESAQNVAGRQEISPNKNCNLNSKPQASVNKNNTEPDIFDEKERMLASPEQRTKSINSDLEKRHSSISFGSTSDPDFETFCEPKEQHLEENKPVALPYRNINSQSPDCSHDLDDGQTVSFSQALVDYTKHSQMLSNLQNNAVDLESNSAFTPNMQALPTIVTFDVVDMHNEGEYDEQIHMELEEDITSPYQEFEESYLQKDAFAECDYQMLDLYEQNLISNTWAIASLPRHLGLTRVSQSMPNPLSLDRRSRSLDRESLELKMPDTYRENRAAIVSCPQSEKDPERDSSPYYKKNVLVSASEVRDSSSIMALSWQTRSELALSLPLVDGEINDKLQGLSQTQVKHKVFSSSSSSDISGDGKHLCSNVSDRVSCDTSPQNTELYNRQCHLPLQSDSCSPHGTFYSGMMEQVSDDVDEDIFCKAATNLQSYNQCGKSRPVASGREGLSHSGSPVKAGMSKEQMAVLNETRTAREVAACNKLPDATFN, from the coding sequence ATGGCTTCTCGCAAGGTAGATAAGCTACCAAGTGACAGCAGGGATTTAGCTTCGGTGTCCGAACACCTATCCCGAAGCAGCCCCGATGACATCACAGAAGAGCTTCAACCGGATACGATGAACGCTGCAGTGAAATCCCAGAAATCCGGACGATTCAGGAGGACCGCCCTGACATTTTTTGGAGTCCGTAAAAGTATCTGTATCTTGCCGAGTTTCTTTGGAGGGAGGAGTAAAAATCCCAACAAGTGGTCTAAGAAAGGGATCACCAAAAGCAGAACGCATGACGGGCTAAGTAAGGTCAGTCATGACGACAATCTGAGAAGTGGGTACATGTCAGCTGCAGATTTTGAGTACCACAGCCAGAGGGACTCTGCTGGAGAGCTCCATAGTAGCTGCCACAATGAATGTagtcaccctgctgctgctgaccagAAATCACTGACTCTCACCCGGCAGAAAAAGGGTTTGAGGGgtctttttcacagttttaagTATCACAGAAACCATAGAAATGCTGGATTggataaaacagaaatgattgcAATGACCTCTCCTCATTGCAAGAAAGAGGATCCTGTTGTCCAGGACAACGCCAGCGAGTACGTCACAGAGTGCCTGGGATCTGAGCCTGATGTGCCTGATTTTGCAGATGTTATATGTGATATTTCCATTGGTCCTGAATGTATTGACGCTGATGTGATTGCATTAGAGAAGAGCATTGAGCAAGAAAGCCCAAAGTCTGAGCTCAGTGATCAAATGTGTGACGATCAAATGGAGGAGATGAATTTGGTGTCCGTCGTTTCCAGTGACCTCGAGGAGAGCCGTAGAGGACACAGCGAGCCTTGTCTGAAGCTTCAGACCATGTCCGAGCCTATATTGAAGTCAGAAACACCTGCTGGCTCATCGGATCAGCTGAACCTGATTTTTGGAGACGTTGCATCATTAAAGAGCTTTGATTCACTTACTGGCTGTGGGGACATCATCGCAGATCAAGAGGATGACAGCATCACAGAGAGCACAGTTTCTGGAGAAAGGAGCCGTAACGGGGGAAAGAGGGCTTCTTGTTATCTGACCTATCAGGGCGGCGGTGAAGAAATGGCCTCGCCAGAAGATTTGGATGAGGAGGAGTGTCTTCATGACATGTGGAGAAATAATGCGTCAGAGGAAATTTGCTATTCTTGCAACCAAGAACACACTGATTTAACTGCTGACCTGACAAGTTCTCACAACATGGACTTAGTGAACAGTAACAGTGCACAGCAAGCTAGTGGCATGGACACTTCTTCAATTGCTGATGTGTTAACTCCTCAAAGTGAGCATCAGGAGTCAGTTCCAAATAGTGACGAGGGCTACTATGATTCAACTACCCCGGGGCCAGAAGAAGGACAAGAAAAAGCTGATAGACTGACGACAGATAGATTGCCTCGGGACAGTTACAGCGGCGATGCCCTCTATGAGCTTTTTGCACCTGACGAGAGCCTCATCAGTCCACattatgaaaacaaatcaaagctgCCCAGTTCAAATCAGTGCGAGTATTTAAGTGAGCCAGTCAGCGTGGTAGATTCCAGCTTTGTTCCGGGAATGAATCGATTACAAATACGCGCTGAACTGTACGAAGATTTTCTAGAGAGGCCGAGCGTGTGCAGTAAATCCTCTGAGTCAGCACAAAATGTGGCTGGTCGGCAGGAAATCAGcccaaataaaaactgtaacttGAATTCAAAACCACAAGCGTCAGTCAACAAGAACAATACAGAACCGGACATATTTGATGAAAAGGAAAGAATGCTGGCTTCCCCTGAACAGAGAACAAAATCCATAAATTCTGATTTGGAGAAAAGGCACAGCAGCATATCATTCGGCAGCACGTCCGACCCagattttgaaacattttgtgaaCCCAAAGAGCAACATCTTGAGGAGAACAAACCGGTGGCTTTACCGTACAGAAATATCAACTCTCAGTCTCCAGATTGTAGCCACGATCTGGACGACGGACAAACTGTGAGTTTCTCTCAAGCACTTGTGGACTACACAAAACACTCTCAGATGCTGAGTAACTTGCAAAACAATGCAGTTGACTTGGAGTCAAACTCTGCCTTCACTCCAAACATGCAGGCCTTACCTACCATAGTGACATTCGATGTCGTGGACATGCATAACGAGGGCGAATATGACGAGCAGATCCACATGGAACTGGAGGAGGACATTACATCACCCTATCAGGAATTTGAAGAAAGCTACTTACAAAAGGACGCATTCGCTGAGTGTGACTATCAAATGTTAGACCTGTATGAACAGAACCTGATCAGTAATACATGGGCAATTGCCAGTCTCCCACGGCACCTAGGCCTTACAAGAGTGAGTCAGTCCATGCCTAATCCATTGTCTCTAGACAGGAGAAGTAGATCTCTAGACAGAGAAAGCCTTGAGTTGAAGATGCCTGACACATATAGAGAGAACAGAGCTGCTATCGTTTCGTGTCCTCAGTCTGAAAAGGACCCTGAAAGAGATTCCTCACCATATTACAAAAAGAATGTACTTGTGTCTGCGTCAGAGGTTCGAGACAGTAGCAGCATTATGGCCTTATCCTGGCAAACAAGGTCAGAACTGGCTTTAAGCCTTCCTTTGGTAGACGGGGAAATTAATGATAAACTACAGGGGCTCAGTCAAACCCAAGTAAAACACAAAGTATTTTCTAGTTCATCTAGTAGTGATATTTCAGGGGATGGGAAGCATCTTTGCTCTAACGTGTCAGACAGAGTGTCCTGTGATACAAGTCCACAGAATACAGAGCTTTACAACAGGCAGTGTCACCTTCCTCTGCAATCAGATTCCTGTTCGCCTCATGGCACCTTTTATTCTGGAATGATGGAGCAGGTATCGGATGATGTCGACGAGGATATTTTTTGTAAAGCTGCCACTAATTTGCAATCCTACAATCAGTGTGGTAAAAGCAGACCGGTGGCTAGTGGAAGGGAAGGGTTATCTCACTCTGGGAGTCCTGTGAAAGCAGGGATGTCTAAAGAACAAATGGCCGTCCTCAATGAAACAAGAACAGCCAGGGAAGTGGCGGCCTGCAACAAACTGCCCGATGCGACCTTTAATTGA